TCAGCGCCTCTGCCAGCCGCCACGCAAATCCGACTTGAGGTGGCGGAAATTCGGCGCAGTACGGGACTGGCACAACAGCTCTATATCACATGGGAAAGCCCGCATGATGCCCGCCTGTCTGGCTGGCATGTGACAGCAACGGCGCCTGATGGCACGGTGCAGAGCGCCCAAACCAGTGCCCCTGCGGTGATGTTCGATGTGATAGGTGATGATGGTGTGGATGCGAATTTATCTGCTAGTGACAGACAGGCATGGCGGTTTTCGATTGCGCCAATCAGCTGGACAAGCCGTCGCGGGGTGCCTGTGCATCATCATGCGCCTTTGCCCGTCCCCGCACCAACAGAGGCAGTGGCGGCACCATTGGGATTGCGGGCAATCGCTGGTCAGGGGTTGGTTCAATTGCGCTGGACGGCGGTGGCGGATAGCGGCTTGGCACATTATGAGATATGGGCACAGCAAGGACGTGATAGCGAAACCAAGCTGGGTCAAACGACAGCCACAGCATGGACGGCGGCAGGGTTGACGCCGGGTCGGTCTGTCCATTTCCGTCTGCGCTATATCCGGCATACAGGCCAGATATCGGCATTTTCAACACCCGTGACAGCCACCGCATTAGCGCCCGTGGCAGGGCCAAAGGGTGATCGGGGGCTACAAGGCCCGCAAGGGGCAAGGGGCGCTAGAGGTATTCAGGGGCCAAAAGGGCCAAAGGGGCCACAGGGCGAAGGTGTTGATGATAACGGGATTATTGTTGCCCCGCGCATCATCATGCCGACGCAAAAGGGAACAGGTTTTCATACCTTTACGCAAGATCGCAAAATCAGTGCACCAAAATCACCCGCCAGGGGCGGCATGTTCACCTTTGGCCCGCTTCGGGTTGCGCCAGATGCCTTTTCCAATACGCTGTCTGATACAAATGCCCAGATTCTGACCTTTGATGACCCGCACGGTGCTAACCGCCAAGATAATGAACAGGGCTATTTCAGCCGGTTCTGGTCACGCGCACCTAAATTAACTTTATCCAGCTTTTACCGCCCTGATGCGGGTGCCCAGCCTTGGGGCGATATTTTGCGGGGGTTCCGTTGTCCGGTCGAAATCTTTATCGGCATGCCGGATCGTGGCGGTGTGATGGTTGCCCGGGCGCACCGTATCCGGTCAGGGCTGTTTGATGCGACGGCCTATCATGATGCCGAAACCGAACATTATGCCACCTATCGGCAGTTTGATGGCATTGTAAGCGTCAAACTGGCGCGTGTGCATGTGCCTAGACCTAGTGGCGCATCGCTTAATGCGCGGGCTGGCTATACCGCCGAATATCGCCTTGCTATCGATATGGCACCGCATCTGGTTATCCCGCGTGGTCGATCACATCAGCCGATTTATATCCGGCTTCGGCTATCGGTCACCGGAACCGGACGGTTGCGATCTGGCGGCTTTACGCATTTATATGATAATTTCGCGCTGGCAGGATCAACATTGCGATAATGCCTATCCGACATGGATAAGGGCAACAGGTAGATTGGCAGAAATCCGCGATTTTTGTAAATACGCTTATTTAGAATAATCTAAATAGTTGTAATTATGCAACAAAAATATTCGTGTCTATAGCCAAAACACATTGTAAAAATTGAATAAATTTACCCAAGGGCGCACTCATAACAAGAGATATGCGGCATGGTGCCGTGTGTCTTTCACGTTATGGTTCGGCCTTTTCTTTTCCGTTGCCACGTTATGCGATCCCTACCTGTCTTAAGGCATCCGCCTTTGAAGGGTCTGGTTCATGATTTGTCGGAAAAGCTGTTTTGTTCGCACTCCCCGTTACGCCGTTCCGTTTGACATTTCATCAAACCGAAAGGGAGTTTCGAGATGAAAAAACTATTAATGACAACGACAGCCTTGATTGCGCTGGGCGGTGTTACATCGGCACTAGCTGATCTTAGCATCAGCGGTAATGCCCGCTGGACCTATACAACATGGACAGACAAGACTCTTGATGATGCCGGTTCAGGTGCTAATAACACATCAATGGGCGAGGTTTTACAACTTTGGTTCAATGCCGATGAAACGGCTGATAGCGGCATGACCTATGGTGCCGCCGCACGTTTGCGGCAGGTAAAGGATGGTTTTGACCGTAACTGGATCTATGTTGGCGATGATTGGGGCAAGGTCTCTCTTGGTCGTCAATTCTCACCTTTTACGACCGGATCGCTTGGCGCGAACTGGCGCGGTACAATTTCGGGCGTCCAGCCTGGTGTGGGTGATGTTACCGGTAATGCCGGTCTGATTACCACATCTTGGGTTAACCCATCGGGCACTGCACCAAAGTTCATCTATAATTCGCCTAATATCGCTGGTATTACTCTCGGATTTTCGATGGCTGATGGTGGAACAAAAGTAGCAACGGCTGATGATGGAACAAAGAGTGGCGGTAAAGCCGATTCAACCGCTATGCGGGTGAATTACAGCACCGATATCATGGATGGTACAGGCTTGACGCTTGGTTATGCAACCGAGACCACCAAAGCTGTGGATGGTGCGGCTGATTCAGCTAAGACAGACCATTCTGAAGTTGGTGCGGCTGTGACCAGCGGCGATCTAACCGCGTCAGTGATCCAGCTTGGCAAATCGCAAAAGCCCAATGTTGGTGCAACCACTTCGGATCAAAAGGCAACTGAGCTTGAAGTCGCTTATGCCATGTCGGATGCTTTGACCGTGAATGTGATCATGCTCAATTCAAAGGAAAACAAAGGTACGAAAAAAGGTGACAAGTTTTCATCTACCGAGCTTGGTGCCAAATACACTATCGCACCTGGTCTGACAGCTAACCTTATTTATACCAAAGCCAGCCACACGCCAAATATGGGTGCAAAGAATACTGGTAATTCAACCCAACTTCAGATGCGGGTGAACTTCTAATTATCTGAAATTGGATAGATTCATATCATTAAGGAAAGAGGGGTCTTTGACCCCTCTTTTTGTGTTTTATTGACCTCAAATATATCCGCGTGACTAGCTGATACCCCCATAACCCCTGACCGGACTTGCCCATGCCGCCATCGCGTTCATCCTTGCCGCCATCGCCATTGGTGCCGACTGCGGACAAGCTGGAAACGGGCAAGGCAGAACCCGATCATGACACCCAAATGCAAGCGGCCATTGATGCCGTAATCACCAGAAGGCTGGCCGATCTGGGGCTGGATGATGCCGATGCCCGTGCTGATCTGGCCGATCTGCGCGCCGGACTAGCCAGCTTGCGGAAATTGCGCTTTGGCCTGATCCAGAAATGTGTTGGCTGGTTTGTGCAGGCCGCCTTGATGCTCATGGGGCTGGGGATATTGGTGATCCTGTCGCATCAGCAATAATCACGCCCGCCCTTTGCCCCGAAACACATATTCATGACAGTTGAAAGGAAGATGATGCCACTTCTTGATATGATGACGCGCATATTCGCGCCGCTTGCCAGTCTGATCGACGATCTGCATACCTCGGATGAAGAACGCGATGCCGCGCGCATGGCGCTGGTCGCCGCGCAGAATCAGGCGTTGGCGCTGACCCTCGATCTGGAACGTGAAAAGCTGGCGGCGCGCGCCAGCCTGATCGCCGCCGAAATTGGTGGGCAGTCATGGTTGCAACGAAACTGGCGTCCGATCACGATGCTGAGCTTTCTGGCATTGGTGATCCTTGATTCGTTTGGCCTACTGGTATTTCGCCTGTCGGATGAGGCATGGTTGCTGTTGCAGATCGGTCTTGGCGGTTATGTGGTGGGGCGTAGCGCCGAAAAGATAGTGCCGTCAATCAGGCCAACTGGTCATAGGGATCAAGGTGTGCAAGGTGTGCATCATGACTAAATCAAAGTCTTTGCCAGCGATAGGCCAATCTGACCGCGATCTGGCCGCCATGCTCGAACGGCATGAAGGGCGGCGGGCGCATCCCTATCGCGATCAGGTCGGTAAGCTGACCATCGGGGTGGGGCGCAATCTGGATGATCGCGGCCTGAGCGCTGAGGAAATCGACATGCTGCTGGCACATGATATCGCTATTGCCCGCGCCGGATGCCGGGCATTATTCCCCGCTTTTGATGGCTTTGGCCGGAAACGTCAGGCGGCGTTGATATCGATGGCTTTCAATCTGGGGCAAACGCGCCTAGCCTGTTTCCGGCGTATGCGCGCCGCGATCAATGATGGTAACTGGATAGGTGCCAGCCATGAGGCGCTGGATAGCTATTGGGCAGGTCAGGTTGGCCACCGCGCACAGGAGATAGCGACACTGTTGCGATCATCCAGCAAGCCCGGATAACGCCATGATCATGAAGCGGGTCTTAGGTGCGCCGGAAAGCGGCAAAGGCGGCGGTTTCCGCTAGTGCCTGTGCTAGTTCAGCCTGATCCGGTGCATCGAAAATGGCCAATGCGGCCTTGGCCTTATTGGCATATGACGTGGCGGCTTCAAGTGATGCTTCAATCGCCTTGTGATGCGACAGAATAGACTGTGCTTTGGCAAAATCCTCGGCGGCAAAGTTGCCATCGCCTATGGTGCGGTGCCAGAAACCGCGTTCTTCGTCATTGGCTTTCTGATAGGCCAGAATAACCGGCATGGTAATTTTCTGGTCAAGAAAGTCATCACCAGCGTTTTTGCCCATCTGCGCGCTATCGGCCGTATAATCGAGCGCGTCATCCATGATCTGGAATGCCAGCCCCAGATTTAATCCATACATATGCATCGCCTGCGTAATCTGCTCATCGGCACCGGAAATTCTGGCACCTGATGCGGCGGCGGCGGCAAACAGAATGGCGGTCTTGCCTTCAATCACATCAAGATAATCTTCAAGTCGGGTATCCGGATTGCCAGCGACCGTCATTTGCTTGATTTCGGCCTCGGTGATCCGTGCCGAAGCCGATGACAAGGTGCCAAGCACATCAATATTGCCGCTTTCGACCATCAGCTCGAAAGCCCGCGCAAACAGAAAATCACCCACCAGAACTGACGCATCATTACCCCATAGCGCATTCGCTGTGTCCTGGCCGCGGCGCATATTCGATTCATCAATCACATCATCATGTAACAAGGTCGCCGAATGAATGAATTCGACGGCGGTTGCCAGTTTGATCGCCGCAACAGAACAGCTTGTTGTGTTGGGGCTGGCTATGCGGGCACCTGCCAGTGTCATCAAGGGGCGCATACGTTTGCCGCCTGAGGTAATCAGATGTCCGGCCAGTTGCGGGATCAGTGGCACGTCGCTGGTCATGCGCGCCATGATTGTCTCATTGACCTGAGCCATATCATCAGCAAGCAGATTGACCAAGGCCGTCAAGGATGGCGGCTGTTTCAGAGCATCATCGTCCAGCTTTGATGCGACCTGCGTCATGCCCTCAGCCGTAATGGATTGTGCAACCATCTTTTCTACCCAATATTAATCACTAACATATGTGCATGATGACATGTTTCACTATGTTGTCTAGATATGCCTCTGCTATGGCAGGGACAAGCAAAATTTATACTCAATTAACAAATTTTAGCAAAATTTAAGCAATGAACCCAGATATATGTCGAGGTACTACGATCTC
This window of the Candidatus Puniceispirillum marinum IMCC1322 genome carries:
- a CDS encoding porin — translated: MKKLLMTTTALIALGGVTSALADLSISGNARWTYTTWTDKTLDDAGSGANNTSMGEVLQLWFNADETADSGMTYGAAARLRQVKDGFDRNWIYVGDDWGKVSLGRQFSPFTTGSLGANWRGTISGVQPGVGDVTGNAGLITTSWVNPSGTAPKFIYNSPNIAGITLGFSMADGGTKVATADDGTKSGGKADSTAMRVNYSTDIMDGTGLTLGYATETTKAVDGAADSAKTDHSEVGAAVTSGDLTASVIQLGKSQKPNVGATTSDQKATELEVAYAMSDALTVNVIMLNSKENKGTKKGDKFSSTELGAKYTIAPGLTANLIYTKASHTPNMGAKNTGNSTQLQMRVNF
- a CDS encoding DUF6127 family protein, giving the protein MPPSRSSLPPSPLVPTADKLETGKAEPDHDTQMQAAIDAVITRRLADLGLDDADARADLADLRAGLASLRKLRFGLIQKCVGWFVQAALMLMGLGILVILSHQQ
- a CDS encoding 3TM-type holin, whose translation is MPLLDMMTRIFAPLASLIDDLHTSDEERDAARMALVAAQNQALALTLDLEREKLAARASLIAAEIGGQSWLQRNWRPITMLSFLALVILDSFGLLVFRLSDEAWLLLQIGLGGYVVGRSAEKIVPSIRPTGHRDQGVQGVHHD
- a CDS encoding glycoside hydrolase family protein, whose protein sequence is MTKSKSLPAIGQSDRDLAAMLERHEGRRAHPYRDQVGKLTIGVGRNLDDRGLSAEEIDMLLAHDIAIARAGCRALFPAFDGFGRKRQAALISMAFNLGQTRLACFRRMRAAINDGNWIGASHEALDSYWAGQVGHRAQEIATLLRSSSKPG
- a CDS encoding polyprenyl synthetase family protein produces the protein MVAQSITAEGMTQVASKLDDDALKQPPSLTALVNLLADDMAQVNETIMARMTSDVPLIPQLAGHLITSGGKRMRPLMTLAGARIASPNTTSCSVAAIKLATAVEFIHSATLLHDDVIDESNMRRGQDTANALWGNDASVLVGDFLFARAFELMVESGNIDVLGTLSSASARITEAEIKQMTVAGNPDTRLEDYLDVIEGKTAILFAAAAASGARISGADEQITQAMHMYGLNLGLAFQIMDDALDYTADSAQMGKNAGDDFLDQKITMPVILAYQKANDEERGFWHRTIGDGNFAAEDFAKAQSILSHHKAIEASLEAATSYANKAKAALAIFDAPDQAELAQALAETAAFAAFRRT